Proteins from one Caulobacter sp. 73W genomic window:
- a CDS encoding methyl-accepting chemotaxis protein translates to MSDTDVSLRPERILDLSERLSAVAGQKIGEIAMINREAKMLSINALIVAARAGEAGRGFAIVADEFKKIAAEIDNVALDLQSQFRADLDELTRVGRSILDHLRGQRLADLALNAIEIIDRNLYERTCDVRWWATDSAVTACVKDPTPEATAYASKRLKVILDAYTVYLDLWICDEKGRVISTGRPDLYPNAVGQSVAETSWFRNAMRTASGDDFAVCDIEKVRALGDAPVATYATAIRKDGETRGKPIGVLGIHFDWRPQAQAVVDGVRLTAEERAKSRVMLLDQKGRILASSDNKGVLEDIFRLNVEGGTMGSYSSEGRTIGYALTPGYETYKGLGWYGCIVQTEDVATSAIPMATSFGAAA, encoded by the coding sequence ATGAGCGACACCGATGTCAGCCTTCGTCCGGAACGCATTCTGGACCTGTCAGAACGCCTGAGCGCGGTCGCCGGTCAGAAGATCGGCGAGATCGCCATGATCAACCGCGAAGCCAAGATGCTGTCGATCAACGCCCTGATCGTCGCCGCCCGCGCGGGCGAGGCGGGCCGCGGCTTCGCTATCGTCGCCGACGAGTTCAAGAAGATCGCCGCCGAGATCGACAATGTCGCCCTGGACCTGCAGAGCCAGTTCCGCGCCGACCTGGACGAGCTGACCCGGGTCGGCCGCTCGATCCTCGACCACCTGCGCGGCCAGCGCCTGGCGGACCTGGCCCTGAACGCCATCGAGATCATCGACCGCAATCTCTATGAGCGCACCTGCGACGTGCGCTGGTGGGCGACCGACAGCGCCGTCACCGCCTGCGTGAAGGACCCGACGCCCGAGGCGACGGCCTACGCCAGCAAGCGGCTGAAGGTCATTCTCGACGCCTACACCGTCTATCTCGACCTGTGGATCTGCGACGAGAAAGGCCGGGTGATCTCCACCGGCCGTCCCGACCTCTATCCCAACGCCGTGGGCCAGTCGGTGGCAGAGACCTCCTGGTTCCGCAACGCCATGCGCACCGCGTCCGGCGACGACTTCGCCGTCTGCGACATCGAGAAGGTCCGTGCCCTGGGCGACGCGCCGGTGGCCACCTACGCCACCGCCATCCGCAAGGACGGTGAGACGCGCGGCAAGCCGATCGGCGTGCTGGGCATCCACTTCGACTGGCGCCCCCAGGCCCAGGCCGTCGTCGATGGCGTGCGCCTGACCGCCGAGGAGCGCGCCAAGTCGCGGGTCATGCTGCTGGACCAGAAGGGCCGCATCCTAGCCTCGTCCGACAACAAGGGCGTGCTGGAAGATATCTTTCGCCTGAACGTTGAGGGCGGGACCATGGGCAGCTACTCGTCGGAAGGTCGGACCATCGGCTACGCCCTGACCCCTGGCTACGAGACCTACAAGGGCCTGGGCTGGTACGGCTGCATCGTCCAGACTGAGGACGTGGCGACATCGGCGATTCCGATGGCGACCTCGTTCGGCGCCGCCGCCTAG
- the recQ gene encoding DNA helicase RecQ: protein MSATLDQAREVLRQTFGHADFRGLQAQVITEALEGRSAMAVLPTGGGKSLCYQIPSIVRPGLGLVVSPLIALMTDQVAGLQQSGVAAARLDSNISLDERSETWRRIEAGELDLLYVSPEGLMAGAMLDRLRRTPLALIAIDEAHCVSQWGHDFRPEYRMLGRLAEMFPNVPRLAVTATADNRTREDIRAELRLEGCAEFVDSFARPELALFAERKRPGSKNRVVELVMERPNRSGVIYAGSRDGTETLAKTLQDAGVPALAYHAGLDKQVRADRLEEFLEADAAVMVATIAFGMGVDKPDVRFVIHADPPASIEAYWQEIGRAGRDGQPAEGITLYGASDLAWALRRVESREMDGEVKGVQVRKARQLYAMLDGLNCRAASVRRYFGEEGVQVCGQCDLCLSPPESVDATQAAQKALAAVHRMGGRFGRGRLVDHLLGKTKDVTESEAKLSTFGIGTEFSAPGWRDLIDQLLFEGLLREDPNDNRPLIGLGDPEGVRAVYRGERQVAIRKPSEAAEKSDRNRRRREGQTVVAPADMPLFEALRAWRRDEAHRQKVPPYVIFHDATLAEIARVRPTTSAALGRAGGVGQGKLDRYGAAVLAVVGAMED, encoded by the coding sequence ATGTCCGCCACCCTCGACCAGGCCCGCGAAGTCCTTCGCCAGACGTTCGGCCATGCCGATTTCCGGGGCCTGCAGGCGCAGGTGATCACCGAGGCGCTGGAAGGGCGCAGCGCCATGGCGGTGCTGCCCACCGGCGGCGGCAAGAGCCTGTGCTACCAGATCCCCAGCATCGTGCGCCCGGGCCTCGGCCTTGTGGTCTCGCCGCTGATCGCCCTGATGACCGACCAGGTGGCCGGGTTGCAGCAGTCGGGCGTGGCGGCGGCGCGGCTGGACTCCAACATCTCTCTCGATGAGCGGTCGGAGACCTGGCGGCGGATCGAGGCGGGCGAACTGGATCTGCTCTATGTCTCGCCCGAGGGCCTGATGGCCGGGGCGATGCTCGATCGCCTGCGCCGCACGCCCCTGGCCCTGATCGCCATCGACGAGGCCCACTGCGTCAGTCAGTGGGGCCACGACTTCCGTCCCGAATACCGGATGCTGGGCCGCCTGGCCGAGATGTTCCCGAACGTGCCGCGCCTGGCGGTCACCGCCACGGCCGACAACCGGACCCGCGAGGACATTCGCGCCGAGCTGCGCCTGGAGGGCTGCGCCGAGTTCGTCGACAGCTTCGCCCGGCCCGAGCTGGCCCTCTTCGCCGAGCGCAAGCGCCCTGGATCGAAGAACCGGGTGGTGGAGCTGGTCATGGAACGGCCCAACCGTTCGGGCGTGATCTATGCCGGCTCGCGCGACGGGACCGAGACCCTGGCCAAGACCCTGCAGGACGCCGGCGTGCCGGCGCTGGCCTACCACGCCGGCCTCGACAAGCAGGTGCGGGCCGACCGGCTCGAGGAATTCCTGGAGGCGGACGCCGCCGTGATGGTGGCGACCATCGCCTTCGGCATGGGCGTGGACAAGCCGGACGTGCGCTTCGTCATCCACGCCGATCCGCCCGCCTCGATCGAGGCCTATTGGCAAGAGATCGGCCGCGCCGGGCGCGATGGCCAGCCGGCGGAAGGCATCACCCTCTACGGCGCCTCGGACCTAGCCTGGGCCCTGCGCCGGGTCGAGAGCCGCGAGATGGACGGCGAGGTGAAGGGCGTGCAGGTGCGCAAGGCGCGCCAGCTCTACGCCATGCTGGACGGGCTGAACTGCCGCGCCGCATCGGTCCGACGCTATTTCGGCGAAGAGGGCGTGCAGGTCTGCGGCCAGTGCGACCTGTGCCTGTCGCCGCCGGAATCGGTGGATGCGACCCAGGCCGCGCAGAAGGCGCTGGCCGCCGTGCACCGCATGGGCGGCCGATTCGGGCGCGGTCGCTTGGTCGACCACCTGCTGGGCAAAACCAAGGACGTGACTGAGTCCGAGGCGAAACTTTCCACCTTCGGCATCGGGACGGAGTTCTCGGCCCCCGGCTGGCGCGACCTGATCGACCAGCTGCTGTTCGAGGGGCTGCTGCGCGAAGATCCCAACGACAACCGCCCGCTGATCGGCCTGGGCGATCCCGAAGGGGTGCGGGCCGTCTATCGCGGCGAGCGCCAGGTGGCGATCCGCAAGCCCTCCGAGGCGGCGGAGAAGTCCGACCGCAACCGCCGTCGCCGCGAGGGCCAGACCGTCGTCGCCCCCGCCGACATGCCGCTGTTCGAGGCCCTGCGCGCCTGGCGCCGCGACGAGGCGCACCGCCAGAAGGTGCCGCCCTATGTCATCTTCCACGACGCCACCCTGGCGGAGATTGCGCGGGTGCGGCCGACCACCTCGGCGGCCCTGGGCCGTGCGGGCGGAGTGGGTCAGGGCAAGCTGGATCGCTACGGCGCGGCGGTGCTGGCCGTGGTCGGGGCGATGGAAGACTAA
- a CDS encoding SdpI family protein, producing MSKPEKTVRRMEVASVAVTILQIGTVAAVWFSGIDGPIPIHFNASGEADGWAPRQQVAILLAANTIIAAISLIVCSRIAHGPRVADYSPANWRSFTTGWMIGMVIPSLFAVFLAALGLGWTAPTDLEGPRWIQAFTGLILVVAGALIGKTSPNPFVGVRTYWSKRSRLAWDKSNRLAGRLFCLIGLAGVVSAPFSPAPMGVVALVVAMAFAAFWAVYESFRVWRTDPDRQP from the coding sequence TTGAGCAAGCCTGAGAAGACAGTTCGCCGGATGGAGGTCGCCTCCGTCGCCGTCACCATTCTCCAGATCGGCACGGTGGCTGCTGTTTGGTTCAGTGGAATCGACGGGCCGATCCCGATCCATTTCAACGCCTCGGGTGAAGCCGACGGCTGGGCTCCGCGCCAGCAGGTCGCCATCCTCCTGGCGGCGAACACGATCATCGCGGCGATCTCGCTCATCGTCTGCTCGCGCATCGCGCACGGTCCTCGGGTCGCGGACTACAGTCCGGCCAACTGGCGCAGCTTCACGACGGGCTGGATGATCGGCATGGTGATCCCGAGCCTGTTCGCTGTCTTCTTGGCGGCGCTTGGGCTGGGTTGGACGGCTCCAACGGATCTGGAAGGACCAAGGTGGATTCAGGCCTTCACGGGTCTGATCCTGGTCGTGGCGGGAGCCCTCATCGGCAAGACCAGCCCAAACCCCTTCGTTGGGGTTCGGACCTATTGGTCCAAGCGCAGCCGGCTGGCCTGGGACAAGTCCAATCGGCTCGCCGGGCGGCTGTTCTGCCTGATCGGTCTTGCAGGTGTGGTCAGCGCGCCGTTCTCACCGGCTCCCATGGGCGTTGTGGCTCTTGTGGTCGCCATGGCTTTCGCCGCCTTCTGGGCGGTCTACGAGAGCTTCCGCGTCTGGCGCACGGACCCCGACCGCCAGCCTTAA
- a CDS encoding metalloregulator ArsR/SmtB family transcription factor, translating to MFKALSHPARRQMVAMLRERPMASGEIAAAFDMAWPTVTTHLAALKTAGLVETEKHGTSVRYRLVISAVEEAMAFLMELARVGDEVVQPAKGSSSVEQA from the coding sequence ATGTTCAAGGCCTTGTCCCACCCCGCCCGTCGCCAGATGGTCGCCATGCTGCGCGAGCGGCCGATGGCGTCCGGGGAGATCGCGGCGGCTTTCGACATGGCCTGGCCGACCGTCACAACCCATCTGGCGGCGCTGAAGACGGCCGGACTGGTGGAGACGGAAAAGCATGGCACCTCCGTTCGCTATCGCCTGGTCATCTCGGCCGTCGAGGAGGCCATGGCCTTTCTCATGGAGCTCGCCAGGGTCGGCGACGAAGTTGTTCAGCCAGCGAAGGGGAGTTCCAGCGTTGAGCAAGCCTGA